From the genome of Ignavibacteriales bacterium, one region includes:
- a CDS encoding 4Fe-4S dicluster domain-containing protein has product MSGKSRRDFLKSTALIGAGVTGLSATAKASPKNILSEDRMGVLVDTTVCVGCRNCEWACKGAHDLLAGNLESYEDRKILETKRRPDHTALTVVNEYSPGKNSNLPIDVKVQCMHCDNPACVSACIVGAFSKHENGSVTWDTDMCIGCRYCMAACPFQVPAFEYDKALNPKIMKCDFCFDRTKEGKLPACVSICPVEALTYGSRTELVKIARDRIKKNPDRYVDHIFGEYEVGGTSWMYLANKDFAELDFPNLGKNPAPGVSESIQHGIFAYFVPPVSLYALLGGIMWISKRRKELDEEVK; this is encoded by the coding sequence ATGTCTGGGAAAAGTCGACGAGATTTCCTCAAATCTACCGCTTTAATAGGTGCGGGTGTTACTGGGCTTTCCGCGACAGCAAAAGCTAGTCCTAAAAATATTTTATCCGAAGATAGAATGGGAGTTTTAGTTGATACAACCGTTTGTGTTGGATGCAGAAATTGTGAATGGGCATGTAAAGGGGCACATGATCTACTTGCAGGAAACTTAGAATCCTACGAAGATCGCAAAATATTAGAAACCAAAAGAAGACCTGATCATACAGCTTTAACAGTTGTAAATGAGTATTCGCCAGGCAAAAATTCAAATCTCCCTATAGATGTCAAAGTTCAATGCATGCATTGTGATAATCCTGCGTGCGTTTCGGCTTGTATCGTAGGTGCATTTTCAAAACATGAAAATGGCTCAGTTACCTGGGATACAGATATGTGTATTGGTTGTCGCTACTGTATGGCAGCCTGCCCATTTCAAGTACCAGCTTTTGAATACGATAAAGCATTAAATCCAAAAATTATGAAATGTGATTTTTGTTTTGATAGGACAAAAGAAGGCAAACTGCCCGCCTGTGTTAGTATTTGTCCCGTTGAAGCTCTTACCTATGGAAGCAGAACTGAACTTGTTAAAATTGCGCGTGATAGAATAAAGAAAAATCCAGATAGATATGTTGATCATATTTTTGGAGAATATGAAGTTGGCGGCACATCCTGGATGTATTTAGCAAATAAAGATTTTGCAGAGCTTGATTTTCCAAATCTTGGTAAAAATCCTGCACCTGGTGTTTCAGAATCAATACAACACGGAATCTTTGCATACTTTGTTCCACCGGTTTCCTTATATGCTTTGCTTGGGGGAATCATGTGGATATCAAAACGACGCAAAGAGTTAGATGAGGAGGTAAAATAA
- a CDS encoding copper chaperone PCu(A)C, which produces MNLLFALFLIFSNPTDNINIVDPWMRVGAEGQATGLFFKIENNSDKADTLYKVEFEPAGLVQIHETYDAGDDMMGMREVGLIVVPAKSNFELKPGAHHVMLMKLKQDIKKGFVGDVVLYFKQAGKIMIKVEAKEIVNKQMMNHKH; this is translated from the coding sequence ATGAATCTACTATTTGCACTTTTTTTAATCTTTTCAAATCCAACAGATAATATCAATATTGTTGATCCATGGATGCGCGTTGGTGCTGAGGGACAGGCAACTGGATTATTTTTTAAAATTGAAAATAATTCTGATAAAGCAGATACTTTGTACAAAGTTGAATTTGAACCAGCAGGACTTGTTCAAATACACGAAACTTACGATGCTGGTGATGATATGATGGGAATGAGAGAAGTTGGGCTAATTGTAGTTCCTGCTAAATCAAATTTTGAACTTAAACCTGGAGCTCATCACGTAATGTTGATGAAACTAAAACAAGATATTAAAAAAGGTTTTGTTGGTGATGTTGTTCTGTATTTTAAGCAAGCAGGAAAAATTATGATAAAAGTGGAAGCAAAAGAAATAGTGAATAAACAGATGATGAATCACAAACATTAG
- a CDS encoding HAMP domain-containing protein gives MFKKIGFRLIFVVAFTSLVIIGVFAYFNVRSQSSNLISEVERHANQLGETVIASTRFDMMLNQRDRIQQTINSIGSLPQIRDVRIINKFGEIIYSSDSTKINKMVDKRAESCYACHAEDKPLEQISITERTRIFRVFQDSNRVLGIITPIYNEKSCWLSDCHAHPKDQKVLGVLDVSISLEEVDKAILSSEWKIVFFSIIAILGVGLVIAFFIRRWVSNPVNDLLNGTLQVSQGNLNYTIKELADDEIGKLGTSFNNMTKKLAEARMQLFQSDKMASLGRLAAGVAHEINNPLTGVLTYSSFLLKRTKDNPEFQEDLKVIVRETLRSREIVKSLLDFARQSVPKKSNADINEIIDKAISVIDSQLSLNKVKIVNESENNLTTLTVDANQIQQVIINLLVNASDAIGKDGGVITIHTKQLSLAPVGIAQIKKAACPKRHSLIDNDFRIDGLPALKVKVISGSKEGIIHLDPIYGKHRNNFDPGFKIEKDAKFVCPDCNNSIVEQGKLCPICGSPILSFEISGQGIYEVCSSENSNWEKWDYVDSLGLKEFIEIRITDTGSGIAKEDLSKIFEPFFSTKGQKGTGLGLAVIWGIIDNHNGTINVDSELGKGTTFIIRLPLSQQR, from the coding sequence ATGTTTAAGAAAATTGGATTCCGTTTAATATTTGTTGTTGCGTTCACATCATTAGTGATAATAGGTGTGTTTGCTTACTTCAATGTTAGATCGCAAAGCAGCAATTTAATATCAGAAGTTGAACGGCATGCAAACCAACTTGGTGAAACTGTTATTGCAAGCACAAGATTTGATATGATGTTGAATCAAAGAGACAGAATCCAACAAACAATAAATTCTATTGGAAGCCTTCCGCAGATTCGTGATGTAAGGATCATTAATAAATTTGGAGAAATAATTTACTCTTCAGATTCGACCAAAATTAATAAAATGGTGGATAAACGAGCGGAAAGCTGCTACGCCTGCCATGCTGAAGATAAACCTCTAGAACAGATCTCCATTACTGAAAGAACAAGAATATTTAGAGTATTTCAGGATTCAAATCGTGTACTCGGAATTATTACACCAATTTATAATGAAAAATCCTGCTGGCTGTCTGATTGTCACGCACATCCAAAAGACCAAAAAGTTCTAGGAGTGCTTGATGTTTCAATTTCGCTTGAAGAAGTTGATAAGGCCATCTTAAGTAGTGAATGGAAAATTGTTTTCTTTTCAATAATTGCAATTTTGGGTGTTGGATTAGTAATAGCATTTTTTATTCGCAGATGGGTTTCAAATCCTGTTAATGATTTACTGAACGGCACACTGCAGGTAAGTCAGGGCAATCTTAATTACACAATTAAAGAATTGGCAGATGATGAAATAGGAAAACTTGGCACTTCTTTTAACAATATGACCAAAAAGTTAGCTGAAGCAAGGATGCAGCTTTTCCAATCAGATAAAATGGCTTCACTTGGAAGACTGGCGGCAGGTGTTGCCCACGAAATTAATAATCCGCTTACGGGTGTTTTAACTTACAGCAGCTTTTTATTAAAGAGAACAAAGGATAATCCTGAGTTTCAGGAAGATCTAAAGGTAATTGTAAGGGAAACTTTAAGAAGCAGAGAAATAGTAAAAAGTCTGTTGGATTTTGCAAGACAATCTGTTCCAAAGAAAAGCAACGCCGACATTAACGAAATAATTGATAAAGCAATTAGTGTTATTGATAGTCAGTTATCTTTAAACAAAGTTAAAATTGTAAATGAATCTGAAAACAATCTAACAACTCTTACTGTTGACGCTAACCAAATACAGCAGGTAATAATTAATCTTCTTGTAAACGCTTCGGACGCAATTGGAAAAGACGGCGGAGTTATAACAATACATACCAAACAACTTTCATTAGCGCCTGTTGGAATAGCGCAAATCAAAAAAGCAGCCTGCCCTAAAAGACATAGTTTAATTGATAATGATTTTAGAATTGATGGATTGCCTGCTTTAAAAGTAAAAGTAATATCCGGCAGCAAAGAAGGTATTATTCATCTTGATCCTATTTATGGGAAACATAGAAACAACTTTGATCCTGGTTTTAAAATTGAAAAAGATGCAAAATTTGTTTGTCCCGATTGTAATAATTCAATTGTAGAGCAGGGTAAACTTTGTCCAATTTGCGGATCACCTATCTTATCTTTTGAAATAAGTGGGCAAGGAATTTATGAAGTTTGTTCATCAGAAAATAGTAATTGGGAAAAATGGGATTATGTTGATTCATTAGGTCTTAAAGAATTTATCGAAATCAGAATTACAGATACAGGCTCCGGTATTGCGAAAGAAGACCTATCAAAAATATTTGAGCCTTTCTTTTCAACCAAAGGACAAAAGGGAACTGGACTTGGCTTGGCTGTAATATGGGGTATAATTGATAATCATAACGGAACGATAAATGTTGACAGTGAACTTGGCAAGGGAACTACGTTTATTATCAGGCTTCCGTTGTCTCAGCAAAGATGA
- a CDS encoding DUF2156 domain-containing protein, translating into MNTIPSNFNRYESVKIIYQTVSLSKKRKWICNTKVPFNNSVDEIFNEINFDLANSDLLFDGCSSENKNYLKLLGYKSLSFGKEAIIDLSKNPFQKKSLMELVKRGSRHGCFEEVSYSYGSRQQLQAFIAKTSHGSKPQLQNLFALSFQSHHRLFVLKNNEDWICAITLSYKDKKIMQTELILRCADAPIGVMEKLIFEIFNKLKMEEFDYWSLGAVPFVDFDSKLFSLSWFINFVGRKIKFAYNYKGLFNFKNKFNPIWEPYYICYKNRLGFIQIFQLAQKSNLNKLILYNIFSKLHLNYGK; encoded by the coding sequence ATGAATACTATTCCATCTAACTTTAATAGGTATGAGTCTGTTAAAATAATCTATCAAACTGTTTCATTATCAAAAAAAAGAAAATGGATATGCAATACTAAAGTTCCATTTAACAATTCTGTTGATGAAATATTTAATGAGATAAATTTTGATTTGGCCAATTCTGATTTATTGTTTGATGGTTGTTCATCAGAAAATAAAAATTATTTAAAGTTACTTGGTTACAAATCACTATCATTCGGTAAAGAAGCTATAATTGATTTGTCAAAAAATCCGTTTCAAAAAAAATCTTTGATGGAGCTTGTAAAGCGTGGCAGCAGGCATGGGTGTTTTGAAGAAGTATCTTATTCATATGGAAGCAGACAGCAGTTGCAGGCATTTATTGCGAAAACCTCTCACGGCTCCAAACCACAGCTCCAAAATCTTTTTGCATTAAGTTTTCAATCGCATCACAGGTTATTTGTTCTTAAAAATAATGAAGACTGGATTTGTGCTATAACACTATCTTATAAAGATAAAAAAATTATGCAAACCGAATTGATACTTCGCTGCGCTGATGCACCAATTGGAGTAATGGAAAAACTAATTTTTGAAATCTTTAATAAACTGAAAATGGAAGAATTTGATTATTGGTCACTTGGTGCAGTGCCGTTTGTTGATTTTGATTCAAAATTATTTTCACTCTCCTGGTTTATCAATTTTGTTGGAAGAAAAATTAAATTTGCATACAACTATAAAGGTTTGTTTAACTTTAAAAATAAATTTAATCCAATTTGGGAGCCCTATTATATCTGTTATAAAAACAGGTTAGGATTTATACAAATATTTCAGCTGGCACAAAAATCAAATCTTAATAAACTTATTCTTTATAATATTTTTTCAAAATTACACTTGAATTATGGAAAATGA
- the hybB gene encoding Ni/Fe-hydrogenase cytochrome b subunit, whose translation MSHEVVNPVPIKHKYFTPGVFVLIIIALNGLVFLMGRFFFGIGAVTNLNNQYPWGLWIGVDVAAGVALAAGGFTTAALGHIMHKDEYHAIVRPALLTAMLGYTFVAMGVFVDIGRWYFIWHPLVMWNGNSALFEVGICVMIYLTVLYIEFLPVVTERFIGKVNLPGFLSGLNKIIDKILRLLDRGLSKTMFVFIIAGVVLSSLHQSSLGTLMVIAGPKMHPLWQTPVLPLLFLLSAIAVGFPMVIFESLIASRSLGLKPEMHILSKLGSMIAPLLGIYLAAKIGDMFIRKTFVYLGEFNTASIMFTIEMLFGVIIPLRMFLSTKVLKSPPLLLTASALVVFGVLLNRINNFVVAYNPPYSTESYFPSFGEISVTVGFVAMLVLLYRFIVLNFPVISLPGKQTAAQSKYTIRGGK comes from the coding sequence ATGAGTCACGAAGTTGTAAATCCTGTACCTATTAAACATAAATATTTTACTCCCGGTGTTTTTGTTTTAATAATTATTGCATTAAATGGTTTAGTTTTTTTGATGGGGAGGTTCTTTTTTGGAATTGGTGCTGTTACAAATTTAAATAATCAATATCCATGGGGATTGTGGATTGGTGTTGATGTTGCAGCAGGCGTTGCACTTGCAGCAGGTGGATTTACAACAGCTGCACTTGGTCATATAATGCACAAAGATGAATATCATGCTATTGTACGCCCAGCATTATTAACAGCCATGCTCGGATATACTTTTGTTGCGATGGGAGTTTTTGTTGATATCGGAAGATGGTATTTTATCTGGCATCCGCTTGTAATGTGGAACGGCAACTCAGCACTATTTGAAGTTGGTATATGTGTAATGATTTATTTGACAGTACTTTATATCGAATTTCTTCCTGTAGTTACTGAAAGATTTATTGGTAAAGTTAATTTGCCAGGGTTTCTTTCAGGTCTGAACAAGATTATAGATAAAATCTTACGTTTACTTGATCGAGGTCTTTCAAAAACAATGTTTGTTTTTATTATTGCTGGTGTTGTACTTTCATCACTACATCAATCATCCCTTGGAACATTAATGGTTATTGCGGGACCAAAAATGCATCCATTGTGGCAAACGCCAGTGCTTCCATTATTGTTTTTATTATCTGCAATTGCTGTTGGATTTCCTATGGTGATTTTTGAATCATTGATTGCTTCTCGCTCACTAGGTTTAAAACCAGAAATGCATATTCTTTCTAAATTAGGTTCGATGATTGCGCCACTACTGGGGATTTATCTTGCAGCAAAAATAGGAGATATGTTTATCAGAAAAACCTTTGTATATCTTGGTGAATTTAATACCGCAAGCATAATGTTTACAATTGAAATGTTGTTTGGTGTTATAATACCATTAAGAATGTTTTTATCGACAAAAGTTTTAAAATCTCCACCTCTACTTCTTACAGCATCAGCTTTGGTTGTGTTTGGAGTTTTGTTAAACAGAATTAATAATTTTGTTGTTGCATATAATCCGCCTTATTCCACAGAATCATATTTCCCTTCATTCGGAGAAATATCTGTAACTGTTGGGTTTGTAGCAATGCTTGTTCTTTTATACCGCTTTATTGTTCTTAATTTTCCAGTTATCAGTTTACCGGGTAAACAAACTGCTGCTCAATCTAAATACACAATAAGAGGAGGTAAATAA
- a CDS encoding amino acid decarboxylase — protein sequence MENELKNLGDMPADEFRKNGYQLVDWIADYLIDIEKYPPLAQVNPGDILKKISQAPPTNGEDIENVLADVDKILMAGITHWNHPGFMAYFNSTSSGPGILAELLTAGLGVNGMLWKTSPAFTELEKSMMNWFRQMMGLPENYWGIIYDTASTSSMHAIASAREQLDLGFREKGMAGRSDVPKLRLYCSEHAHNSIDKGALTLGIGLEGIKKISVNEKFELIPHKLEDAIKDDLAKGYKPFCIVATVGTTSTTSIDPVEEIAIIAEKYNLWLHIDSAYAGVTAMIPEMKWITKGWDRADSLVINPHKWMFTPMDLSVFFTRKPDILKRAFSLSAEYLKTNKDNEVENLMDYGIQLGRRFRSLKLWFIIKYFGVNGLAERIKYHINLANELKSWIEAEKEFELMAPVPFSTVCFRYNPKNKSENELNVLNEKLLEKINQSGRLFLSHTKLNGNFVIRLTIGSIRHEKRHVKNAWELIKSVLKEL from the coding sequence ATGGAAAATGAATTAAAAAATCTTGGCGATATGCCCGCAGATGAATTTCGTAAAAATGGATACCAACTTGTTGATTGGATTGCAGACTATTTAATTGATATTGAAAAGTATCCACCTTTAGCACAAGTTAATCCGGGAGATATTTTAAAAAAAATTTCACAAGCACCGCCAACAAATGGAGAAGACATCGAAAATGTTTTGGCCGATGTTGATAAAATTTTAATGGCTGGAATAACCCACTGGAATCATCCAGGTTTTATGGCTTACTTTAATTCAACATCAAGTGGACCAGGAATTTTAGCTGAGCTATTAACCGCTGGATTGGGTGTAAATGGAATGTTGTGGAAAACTTCTCCTGCTTTTACTGAACTTGAAAAATCTATGATGAACTGGTTCAGACAAATGATGGGCTTACCGGAAAATTATTGGGGAATTATTTATGATACCGCATCAACAAGTTCTATGCATGCAATTGCTTCTGCTCGAGAGCAGCTTGATTTAGGATTTAGAGAGAAAGGAATGGCTGGGAGAAGTGATGTTCCTAAGTTAAGACTATATTGTTCAGAACATGCACATAATTCAATCGATAAAGGGGCATTAACTCTTGGGATTGGATTGGAAGGAATCAAAAAGATTTCTGTAAATGAAAAATTTGAGCTGATCCCACATAAACTTGAAGATGCAATCAAAGATGATCTAGCAAAAGGGTACAAACCATTTTGTATTGTAGCAACAGTTGGGACAACTTCAACCACAAGCATAGATCCCGTTGAAGAAATCGCAATCATTGCAGAGAAATATAATTTGTGGTTACACATTGATTCCGCTTATGCAGGTGTTACTGCAATGATTCCAGAAATGAAATGGATTACAAAAGGATGGGATCGTGCCGACTCATTAGTTATTAATCCACATAAATGGATGTTTACGCCAATGGATTTAAGTGTTTTCTTCACTCGTAAACCTGACATTTTAAAACGAGCTTTTAGTTTATCTGCAGAATATCTAAAAACCAATAAGGATAATGAAGTTGAAAATTTAATGGATTATGGAATTCAGCTTGGAAGAAGATTTCGATCTCTTAAGCTCTGGTTTATTATCAAATATTTTGGTGTTAATGGTTTAGCAGAAAGAATTAAATATCATATAAACCTTGCAAATGAATTAAAAAGCTGGATTGAAGCAGAAAAAGAATTTGAGTTAATGGCTCCAGTTCCATTTTCAACTGTTTGTTTTCGATATAATCCGAAAAATAAAAGTGAAAATGAATTAAATGTTTTGAATGAAAAGTTATTAGAAAAGATTAATCAATCCGGAAGACTATTTTTATCGCACACAAAACTAAACGGAAATTTTGTTATTAGATTAACTATCGGAAGTATAAGACATGAAAAAAGACATGTTAAAAACGCGTGGGAATTAATTAAAAGTGTTCTTAAAGAATTATAA
- a CDS encoding response regulator, with translation MPLFILAIVIFIIADILIRMVGKRMTEQKQKKEREVVLTESLKLDFTNEAKTLKRAEVPNPKAKILCVDDEEVILGSFRKILVLDGYSVDTVETGQEALGLIQKHHYDFLFTDLKMPLMDGVEVTKSVKHLRPDIDVIIITGYASVETAVETMRYGAMDYVQKPFTEDELIAFVQKALIKRQDKIQKQLKPKVHITHVPTSDDFTQGEFAIPGGVFIAKNHTWVNMNQAGMAKIGIDDFAKKLIGRVYSVELPNLGMNVNAGQPLFTIKQGNRSITFNSPVSGKVSQINTILKDNIDALDVTPYERNWVCALDAENLDNEIKEMHIGKSAVAFFQEEIGKFKNIFTDIMKSEKKSDEYIEEGLFIGQLEKLNDVNWNKIIAEFFVR, from the coding sequence ATGCCACTTTTCATATTAGCAATAGTCATTTTCATCATTGCGGATATTCTAATCCGAATGGTTGGAAAAAGAATGACTGAACAAAAACAAAAGAAAGAACGTGAAGTTGTTCTAACAGAAAGTCTTAAGCTTGATTTTACAAATGAAGCAAAAACCTTAAAACGCGCTGAGGTCCCAAATCCAAAAGCAAAAATCCTTTGTGTTGATGATGAGGAAGTAATACTTGGCAGTTTTAGAAAAATTTTAGTACTTGATGGTTATTCTGTTGATACTGTAGAAACCGGACAAGAAGCACTTGGCTTAATTCAAAAACATCATTATGATTTTTTATTCACAGATTTAAAGATGCCGCTTATGGATGGTGTTGAGGTAACAAAATCAGTAAAACATCTTCGCCCTGATATAGACGTAATAATAATTACCGGTTATGCTTCAGTTGAAACTGCTGTTGAAACGATGCGATACGGCGCAATGGATTATGTTCAAAAACCATTTACTGAGGATGAACTAATTGCATTTGTGCAGAAAGCATTAATCAAACGACAGGATAAAATTCAGAAGCAATTAAAGCCAAAAGTTCACATAACTCACGTTCCCACGTCTGATGATTTTACACAAGGTGAATTTGCAATTCCAGGTGGAGTTTTTATTGCTAAGAATCATACTTGGGTGAACATGAATCAAGCAGGAATGGCAAAAATTGGTATTGATGATTTTGCAAAAAAATTAATTGGTCGTGTTTATTCAGTAGAACTTCCAAACCTTGGAATGAATGTTAATGCAGGTCAGCCACTTTTTACAATCAAACAGGGAAACAGAAGTATCACATTTAATTCACCGGTTAGCGGAAAAGTATCACAGATAAACACAATTCTCAAAGATAATATAGACGCACTTGATGTAACACCTTATGAGAGAAATTGGGTTTGCGCTTTAGATGCCGAAAATTTAGATAATGAGATTAAAGAAATGCACATAGGTAAATCAGCTGTTGCATTTTTCCAGGAAGAAATCGGAAAGTTCAAAAATATTTTTACCGATATAATGAAATCTGAGAAGAAAAGTGATGAATACATTGAAGAAGGATTATTCATCGGACAGTTAGAAAAATTAAACGATGTAAATTGGAATAAAATTATTGCAGAGTTTTTTGTAAGATAA
- a CDS encoding deoxyhypusine synthase, which translates to MATKKDYLKEVVKHIDIKEHNVVPFVDAMEDMAFTARDLNRAANILDTMIKDKDCAVILTLAGSLFSAGLKKVVYDMVMNNMVDAIVSTGAIMVDQDFFEALGFKHYKGTKWVDDNEMRDLHIDRIYDTFIDEDELRVCDDTTAAIFDSMKPGPYSSREFLWEFGKYLEVNGGPKVDDSVVYAAYKKNVPIFVPAFSDCSAGFGFVMHQHKNPDIHVSCDSGKDFLELTKIKLHSKDTGLLMIGGGVPKNFTQDIVVAADLLQEDAEMHKYAIQITVADERDGALSGSTLKEASSWGKVSTSFEQMVYAEATVAMPLVVGYAYHKGNWKNRKAREFQKIYSK; encoded by the coding sequence ATGGCAACAAAAAAAGATTATCTAAAAGAAGTTGTTAAACATATCGATATTAAAGAACACAACGTTGTTCCGTTTGTGGATGCGATGGAAGATATGGCATTTACCGCACGAGATTTAAATCGCGCAGCCAACATTTTAGACACAATGATTAAAGACAAAGACTGTGCTGTAATTTTAACTTTAGCCGGCAGCTTATTTAGCGCTGGATTAAAAAAAGTTGTTTATGATATGGTTATGAATAACATGGTTGATGCAATTGTTTCAACCGGCGCAATTATGGTTGATCAAGATTTTTTTGAAGCGCTTGGTTTTAAACACTACAAAGGCACAAAATGGGTTGATGATAATGAAATGAGAGATTTACATATTGATAGAATTTATGACACTTTTATTGATGAAGATGAACTTAGAGTTTGTGATGATACAACCGCTGCAATTTTTGATAGTATGAAGCCTGGTCCATACTCATCAAGAGAATTTTTATGGGAATTTGGTAAATATCTTGAAGTAAACGGCGGACCAAAAGTAGATGACTCTGTTGTTTATGCTGCTTACAAAAAAAATGTTCCAATATTTGTTCCTGCTTTTTCTGATTGCTCAGCAGGATTTGGATTTGTAATGCATCAGCATAAAAATCCAGATATTCATGTATCGTGTGATTCCGGAAAAGATTTTCTTGAATTGACAAAAATTAAATTGCATAGCAAAGACACTGGCTTATTAATGATTGGCGGTGGCGTTCCTAAAAACTTTACACAAGATATTGTTGTTGCCGCAGACCTACTGCAGGAAGATGCAGAAATGCACAAGTATGCAATTCAAATTACAGTTGCTGATGAAAGAGATGGCGCACTGTCTGGATCAACATTAAAAGAAGCAAGTTCATGGGGTAAAGTTTCAACATCTTTTGAGCAAATGGTTTATGCAGAAGCTACGGTTGCAATGCCGTTGGTGGTTGGTTATGCTTATCACAAAGGTAATTGGAAAAATAGAAAAGCACGCGAATTTCAAAAAATATATTCAAAATAA
- a CDS encoding SCO family protein — protein sequence MNKITIKNILIVLSITIIQSQFTGCYEHFPLDQDLTRTQNTFLDQDSVQVRFPEIINNKITALAMVYTHCPDICPMTTHNMQLVEQRLPAELKDKVKFVVISFDPHRDTPNVLKKFAEIRDITFDNWYLLSGDDKNTKEVMLKFGIKAIPADSSYDTNGELNYNVIHTDRISLIDQEGKLRANYKGSTADFNMILEDIKYLGE from the coding sequence ATGAATAAAATAACCATAAAAAATATTTTAATTGTTCTTAGCATCACGATTATTCAATCTCAATTTACGGGTTGTTATGAGCACTTTCCGCTTGATCAGGATTTGACCAGAACTCAAAACACTTTTTTAGATCAAGATAGTGTTCAAGTTCGGTTTCCAGAAATCATTAACAATAAAATTACTGCACTTGCAATGGTATATACTCATTGCCCGGATATTTGTCCGATGACAACACATAACATGCAGCTTGTTGAACAAAGACTGCCTGCCGAATTAAAAGATAAAGTTAAGTTTGTTGTAATCTCATTTGATCCGCATCGTGATACACCAAATGTTTTAAAGAAGTTTGCTGAGATAAGGGATATAACTTTTGATAATTGGTATTTGCTTTCGGGTGATGATAAAAACACGAAAGAAGTTATGTTAAAATTTGGAATAAAAGCTATTCCAGCAGATTCATCATATGATACGAATGGTGAACTGAATTATAATGTTATTCACACTGATCGAATTTCATTGATCGATCAAGAGGGAAAATTAAGAGCTAATTACAAAGGCAGTACAGCCGATTTTAATATGATACTTGAAGACATAAAATATTTAGGAGAATAA
- a CDS encoding response regulator, whose translation MNKVKDILVIDDEQVILDAVIKICSLENYIVDSATNFKDAIDKISKNYYPIILCDIMMPDGNGFQILDELHNKKIDSTIIMTTGYSTVENAVNSLYNGAVDFIPKPFTVDELLSSLYRANKYQKLRDRQKILSLQKNTDEILYVNCPPKYFRLGYSSWMVQEREGSVLVGVCDLFIKTFESVREIELQNVDDEIAQGICCVSFTSIKDRVHKLLAPVSGRIVEVNNNLAVNPSLVEKDPFFEGWIYRVIPTNIDYEVKHLIPCSSDRL comes from the coding sequence ATGAATAAAGTAAAAGACATATTAGTAATTGATGATGAACAAGTAATATTAGATGCGGTAATAAAAATTTGTTCACTTGAAAACTATATAGTTGATTCAGCAACAAATTTTAAAGATGCAATAGATAAAATTTCAAAAAACTATTATCCGATTATCCTTTGCGATATTATGATGCCTGATGGAAATGGGTTTCAGATTTTGGATGAACTGCACAATAAAAAAATTGATAGCACAATTATTATGACAACAGGTTATTCAACCGTTGAAAATGCAGTTAACTCACTTTACAATGGCGCCGTAGATTTTATTCCCAAGCCATTTACGGTAGATGAATTACTTAGTTCACTTTATCGTGCAAACAAATATCAAAAATTAAGAGACAGACAAAAAATCTTATCTTTGCAAAAAAATACTGATGAAATACTTTATGTTAATTGTCCTCCAAAATATTTCAGATTGGGCTATTCATCTTGGATGGTGCAAGAACGTGAAGGCTCAGTTTTAGTTGGAGTATGTGATTTATTTATTAAAACTTTTGAATCAGTTAGAGAAATAGAATTACAAAATGTTGATGATGAAATAGCACAAGGAATTTGCTGTGTATCTTTTACATCCATAAAAGACAGAGTTCATAAATTATTAGCCCCAGTTTCCGGTAGGATCGTAGAGGTTAATAATAATTTAGCAGTAAATCCAAGTCTTGTAGAAAAAGATCCTTTTTTTGAAGGATGGATTTATCGTGTTATACCGACAAATATTGATTATGAAGTTAAGCACTTGATTCCTTGCAGTTCGGATAGATTGTAG